The Candidatus Rokuibacteriota bacterium genome has a window encoding:
- the cpaB gene encoding Flp pilus assembly protein CpaB — protein MRRAGFILGVALLCGLLASYLVARYVRQQEQLARAATIELRPVVVAAADIPLGARVSTDLVAVRAWPKAGVPQGAVSEPHAIVGRVAKGAIARDEPVLEHRLFPKDLTAAPGVMSVIVPPGKRAMTVGVNEVIGVSGFILPKNRVDVIATRTDAGTSKASETILQHVEVLAVGHRLEQKGEQHVEVPTVTLAVTPEEAERLALALHEGKIHIVLRSILDRQVVPVLPLARRNAAVGTQHAGPRPAVAERRGGKTFVVEVIRGGNRTVETHPLE, from the coding sequence ATGAGGCGCGCGGGGTTCATCCTCGGCGTGGCATTGCTCTGCGGGCTGCTCGCGAGCTACCTCGTTGCGCGCTACGTCCGGCAGCAGGAGCAGCTGGCGCGCGCCGCCACGATCGAGCTCCGGCCCGTCGTGGTGGCCGCGGCGGACATCCCTCTCGGAGCTCGTGTCAGCACCGACCTGGTGGCCGTGCGAGCGTGGCCCAAGGCCGGGGTTCCGCAGGGAGCCGTGTCCGAACCGCACGCGATTGTGGGCCGGGTCGCGAAAGGGGCGATTGCACGCGACGAGCCGGTGCTCGAGCATCGGCTCTTCCCGAAAGATCTGACCGCGGCGCCCGGCGTCATGTCCGTCATCGTTCCGCCGGGCAAGCGTGCCATGACCGTCGGCGTCAACGAGGTGATCGGGGTGAGCGGGTTCATCCTCCCGAAGAACCGGGTGGACGTGATCGCGACCAGGACCGACGCGGGGACGAGCAAAGCCTCCGAGACGATTTTGCAGCACGTCGAGGTGCTGGCGGTCGGGCATCGCTTGGAGCAGAAGGGCGAGCAGCATGTGGAGGTCCCGACGGTCACGCTGGCCGTGACACCCGAGGAGGCCGAGCGCCTGGCCCTCGCGCTCCACGAGGGGAAAATTCACATCGTCTTGCGCTCGATTCTGGACCGGCAGGTGGTTCCGGTGTTGCCCCTCGCGCGCAGGAACGCGGCGGTGGGGACGCAGCACGCCGGACCCCGGCCCGCGGTGGCGGAGCGGCGGGGCGGGAAGACGTTCGTGGTCGAGGTCATCCGAGGGGGGAACCGGACCGTCGAGACCCACCCGCTGGAGTGA
- a CDS encoding pilus assembly protein has translation MPGWGRRHPDTWRQAGTATLEIGFILPVFLLLTLGIFEFGRAWLVVNTLNHATREAVRVAATTEGLTADAPAVIDKAKAILVAAGLAGASVANTAPSGTPPEVTVTTNLNFAFLTRIGPILGFGFSGSIPLTASATMRYER, from the coding sequence ATGCCAGGGTGGGGGCGACGTCACCCGGACACCTGGCGCCAGGCAGGTACGGCGACTCTGGAAATTGGCTTCATCCTCCCCGTGTTTTTGCTGTTGACCCTGGGGATTTTCGAATTCGGGCGCGCCTGGCTGGTCGTAAACACTTTGAACCATGCCACGCGGGAGGCGGTACGGGTTGCGGCGACGACGGAAGGCCTCACGGCGGATGCCCCCGCGGTGATCGATAAAGCGAAGGCGATCCTCGTGGCCGCCGGCTTGGCAGGGGCGTCTGTAGCGAACACGGCCCCCTCCGGCACGCCACCTGAGGTCACCGTCACCACCAATCTCAACTTCGCCTTTCTGACGAGAATCGGCCCGATCCTCGGGTTCGGTTTCTCGGGGAGCATCCCGCTCACCGCTTCAGCCACGATGCGCTATGAACGCTAA
- a CDS encoding response regulator — translation MSDTLPVLIIDRDPARRRALRELLADTATVRVEAEAADPETGYQLVNQLKPAIVIFDLGSPPDPDLALVERLLVASPRSAVFVSAEGQRAETILRAVRAGAREFLVRPVSRTDLIAAIQRVARQRALASAESASRGKVITLFGCKGGRGTTVLALNLAVALAQSGAPAVGVDLDLQAGDLGLFLSLKPSYTISDAVENLDRLDALFLKSLLCHHPSGLSVLAAPQKIEEIDRITPLGISQLLTLLKASFAYVVVDTAPTYDERLFSVFDATDELLVVVSPDFSTLYHARRCLDLLDQVGYGPDKIKVLLNRCALPLGKAVKMAEEVLHRPVFLDFPEDGTVMASVLANAPLARNGTNSPFGTHVSALATKLDRRSGGAVPEPHASKGLLGFFRARPASISAR, via the coding sequence GTGTCCGACACGCTCCCCGTGCTGATCATCGATCGCGACCCCGCCCGCCGCCGCGCGCTTCGGGAATTGCTCGCGGACACGGCGACGGTGCGCGTGGAGGCTGAGGCTGCCGATCCGGAGACTGGATACCAGCTCGTCAACCAGCTGAAGCCGGCGATCGTGATCTTCGACCTCGGGAGTCCGCCGGATCCGGACCTCGCTCTCGTCGAGCGGCTGCTGGTCGCGTCCCCCCGGAGCGCGGTCTTCGTCAGCGCCGAGGGCCAGCGGGCCGAGACGATCCTGCGGGCGGTGCGGGCCGGGGCCCGGGAGTTCCTCGTCAGACCGGTGAGCCGGACGGACCTCATCGCCGCGATCCAGCGCGTCGCCCGCCAGCGGGCCCTCGCCAGCGCCGAGTCCGCCTCGCGCGGAAAGGTGATCACACTGTTCGGGTGCAAAGGCGGACGCGGGACCACGGTCCTCGCCCTCAATCTTGCCGTCGCGCTCGCCCAGTCCGGTGCGCCTGCGGTCGGCGTGGACCTCGACCTGCAGGCGGGCGACCTCGGCCTCTTCCTCAGCCTCAAGCCCTCGTACACCATCTCCGATGCGGTCGAGAACCTGGACCGGCTAGATGCCCTCTTCTTGAAGAGTCTTCTGTGCCACCATCCGTCGGGGCTATCCGTCCTTGCTGCGCCGCAGAAGATCGAGGAGATCGACCGGATCACCCCGCTCGGGATCAGCCAGCTCCTCACGCTGCTCAAGGCGAGTTTTGCCTACGTGGTCGTGGATACCGCCCCGACGTACGATGAGCGACTCTTCTCAGTCTTTGACGCGACCGACGAGCTCCTCGTCGTGGTCTCACCCGATTTTTCGACCCTGTACCATGCCCGGCGGTGCTTGGATCTTCTGGATCAGGTCGGGTACGGTCCGGACAAGATCAAGGTCCTCCTCAACCGATGCGCCCTTCCGCTCGGAAAGGCGGTCAAGATGGCCGAGGAAGTTCTTCACCGTCCGGTGTTCTTGGATTTCCCCGAGGATGGGACCGTGATGGCGTCGGTGCTCGCCAATGCACCGCTCGCGCGCAACGGGACCAATTCCCCGTTCGGCACGCACGTGAGCGCGCTGGCGACCAAGCTCGACCGAAGGAGCGGGGGCGCGGTGCCGGAGCCTCACGCGTCCAAAGGCCTGCTCGGCTTCTTTCGCGCGAGACCCGCGAGCATCTCGGCTCGATGA